In a genomic window of Nocardia fluminea:
- a CDS encoding PP2C family protein-serine/threonine phosphatase, with protein sequence MTAPGCADCLGSARAGHRFCEGCGRELGMRKVALPVHDPVSVPQCSTCGERRYEGGCCVKCGSPKPVPDRFEEDLGAVYVLTDRGISHSRNEDAVAAAVREGDGIRVIVVSDGVSTSQDPQAASGNAARTGVDATLAALAEGRADSDAAMAGLAAATAAVRGMSRTPEYAPSCTYVSAIMRETSVGTDITVANVGDSRAFWLAAGDPTASRRLSVDDSWAQALVDAGALDETAAMNDPRAHTLLRWLGADGGEAPWSANCLQRMLATEPGTLLLCSDGLWNYLPDEVALAGFTVETSPQAAARALADFALNSGGSDNITVALAPVPVAVSHDPGVS encoded by the coding sequence GTGACGGCGCCGGGCTGTGCCGACTGCCTGGGCTCGGCGCGGGCGGGTCACCGCTTCTGTGAAGGCTGCGGTCGCGAACTCGGCATGCGCAAAGTCGCACTGCCCGTGCACGATCCGGTGTCGGTGCCACAGTGTTCGACCTGTGGTGAACGCCGCTACGAGGGCGGCTGCTGCGTCAAATGCGGCAGCCCCAAGCCCGTCCCGGACCGTTTCGAGGAAGACCTCGGCGCGGTGTACGTCCTCACCGATCGCGGTATCAGCCACTCCCGCAACGAGGACGCGGTCGCGGCCGCGGTGCGCGAGGGCGACGGTATCCGGGTGATCGTGGTCAGCGACGGCGTGTCCACCTCCCAGGACCCGCAAGCGGCCTCCGGCAACGCCGCCCGCACCGGGGTCGACGCCACCCTGGCCGCCCTCGCCGAGGGCCGGGCCGACTCCGACGCCGCGATGGCGGGCCTGGCGGCGGCGACCGCGGCGGTGCGCGGGATGTCGCGCACCCCCGAGTACGCGCCGTCGTGCACCTACGTCTCCGCGATCATGCGCGAAACGAGCGTGGGCACCGATATCACCGTCGCCAATGTCGGTGACAGCAGGGCGTTCTGGCTGGCCGCGGGCGATCCCACCGCCTCGCGCCGGCTCAGCGTCGACGATTCCTGGGCGCAGGCGCTCGTCGACGCGGGCGCCCTCGACGAGACCGCGGCGATGAACGACCCCCGCGCCCACACCCTGCTGCGCTGGCTCGGCGCCGACGGTGGCGAGGCGCCGTGGTCGGCGAACTGCCTGCAACGCATGCTCGCCACCGAACCGGGCACGCTGCTGCTGTGCAGCGACGGCCTGTGGAACTACCTGCCCGACGAGGTCGCGCTCGCCGGCTTCACCGTCGAGACCTCGCCGCAGGCCGCCGCTCGCGCGCTCGCCGACTTCGCCCTGAACAGCGGGGGCAGTGACAACATCACGGTCGCCCTGGCTCCGGTGCCCGTTGCCGTATCGCACGATCCAGGAGTGTCATGA
- a CDS encoding VWA domain-containing protein: MSSPETAGISIAVDQNEFLAEGASVVDAVLTVTTGPELAAVATPPPRLEILIIDCSGSMGNKRKFENARNATRTALDEIPDGTAFAIIEGTESARLIYPSDNTMSAPADRAHRASARRALDRLRPDGGTAMGSWLALARQVAAAHPGAQAHAILLTDGKNEHETPQQLATELDRAEGLFVCDCRGVGDDWVAEEVRKIASKLSGDANIVADPKDLAADFAAMMRSSAARVIPELTLKVWTPAGARVRMVKQVSPVLEDLTGRRVDAGAQVGEYPLSSWAAEEREYHVQVELEPAAPGREKLAARLSVLAGDEVLGQGLVRAVWTTDSTLSTRISTRVAHYTGQVELAQAVQEGLAARRNGDVTTATAKLRRAVELAAASGHESTAKLLRTVVEVEHDGTVKLRGQVAAADELALDIRSTKTARVRPEGG; encoded by the coding sequence ATGAGTTCCCCTGAGACAGCCGGTATCTCGATCGCCGTCGATCAGAACGAATTCCTCGCCGAGGGCGCGAGCGTGGTGGACGCGGTGCTCACGGTGACCACCGGTCCCGAGCTCGCCGCCGTCGCCACCCCGCCGCCGCGGCTCGAGATCCTGATCATCGACTGCTCCGGTTCGATGGGCAACAAGCGCAAATTCGAGAACGCGCGCAACGCCACCCGTACCGCGCTGGACGAGATCCCCGACGGCACCGCGTTCGCCATCATCGAGGGCACCGAGTCGGCCCGGCTGATCTACCCCAGCGACAACACCATGTCCGCCCCGGCCGACCGCGCGCACCGCGCCTCGGCCCGGCGGGCGCTGGATCGGTTGCGGCCCGACGGCGGCACCGCGATGGGTTCGTGGCTGGCGCTGGCCCGCCAGGTGGCCGCGGCGCATCCGGGCGCGCAGGCGCACGCGATTCTGCTCACCGACGGCAAGAACGAGCACGAGACCCCGCAGCAGCTCGCGACGGAACTCGACCGTGCCGAAGGGCTTTTCGTCTGCGACTGCCGTGGGGTCGGCGACGACTGGGTCGCCGAGGAAGTGCGCAAGATCGCCTCGAAACTGTCCGGTGACGCGAACATCGTCGCCGATCCGAAGGACCTGGCCGCGGATTTCGCCGCGATGATGCGTTCCTCGGCCGCGCGTGTGATCCCGGAACTGACGCTGAAGGTGTGGACCCCCGCCGGGGCGCGGGTGCGGATGGTCAAGCAGGTCTCGCCGGTGCTCGAGGATCTGACCGGGCGCCGCGTCGACGCGGGTGCGCAGGTGGGGGAGTACCCGCTGTCGTCGTGGGCCGCCGAGGAACGCGAGTACCACGTGCAGGTCGAGCTGGAACCGGCCGCGCCGGGCCGGGAGAAGCTGGCCGCGCGGTTGAGTGTGCTGGCCGGGGACGAGGTCCTGGGCCAGGGCCTGGTGCGTGCGGTGTGGACCACCGATTCGACGCTGTCGACCCGCATCAGCACCCGCGTCGCCCACTACACCGGCCAGGTCGAACTGGCCCAGGCCGTACAGGAAGGTCTGGCGGCTCGCCGCAACGGCGATGTCACCACCGCGACCGCGAAACTGCGCCGCGCGGTGGAACTGGCCGCAGCCTCCGGCCACGAGTCCACCGCGAAACTGCTGCGCACTGTGGTCGAGGTCGAGCACGACGGCACCGTGAAACTGCGCGGCCAGGTCGCCGCGGCCGACGAACTCGCCCTCGACATCCGCTCCACCAAGACCGCCAGGGTGCGGCCGGAGGGCGGCTGA
- a CDS encoding FHA domain-containing protein, which produces MPLCADGHQSRSTDYCDVCGSALGAAPAPDPAALRLCPNCHAPAGGRFCESCGHDSALPPPTAMPPRSGDRAESADPSRTGYGDPLAGVRPESSRAHPDPRGGFDPTLIATGPPPDSGRSTVWVARIFADREFYTRVQARKGPDAERVEFPDFYPERRIILHGNQFLIGKRSASQGIVPEIDLGIAPADIGVSRAHAMIQVDQRGALTITDLGSTNGTSLDGAEAPITPQHAVALREGSRIHVGGWTTIAITAEP; this is translated from the coding sequence ATGCCGTTGTGCGCGGACGGACACCAGTCGCGGTCGACGGACTACTGCGATGTGTGCGGGTCGGCACTGGGTGCGGCGCCCGCGCCCGACCCGGCGGCGCTGCGTCTGTGCCCGAACTGCCACGCGCCGGCCGGCGGACGCTTCTGCGAGAGCTGCGGTCACGACTCCGCCCTGCCGCCACCGACCGCGATGCCTCCGCGTTCCGGTGACCGAGCCGAATCCGCCGACCCCTCCAGGACAGGCTACGGCGACCCCTTGGCCGGGGTGCGACCCGAATCGTCACGTGCGCATCCCGATCCGCGAGGCGGCTTCGACCCCACCCTGATCGCTACCGGCCCGCCACCCGACAGCGGGCGGTCGACGGTGTGGGTCGCCCGGATCTTCGCCGACCGCGAGTTCTACACGCGGGTCCAGGCCCGCAAGGGACCCGATGCCGAGCGTGTCGAATTCCCGGACTTCTATCCTGAACGCCGGATCATCCTGCACGGCAATCAGTTCCTGATCGGAAAACGATCGGCCTCGCAGGGGATCGTGCCCGAGATCGACCTCGGCATCGCCCCGGCGGATATCGGCGTCTCCCGCGCGCATGCGATGATCCAGGTCGATCAGCGCGGCGCGCTCACCATCACCGACCTCGGTTCCACCAACGGAACCAGCTTGGACGGCGCCGAAGCTCCGATCACCCCGCAGCACGCGGTCGCTCTGCGCGAAGGCAGCCGGATCCACGTCGGTGGCTGGACCACCATCGCGATCACCGCGGAACCGTAG
- a CDS encoding SDR family oxidoreductase produces the protein MTKFDGKTCLITGAASGLGRATAFAAAAKGASLVLTDITADALAGTAEELRAAGATVYLAHAADVSDHSAVVGLAAHTFEAVSHVDIVMNVAGIATWGTVDKLTHQQWRRTVDINLMGPIHVIEEFVRPMITAGRGGHLVNVSSAAGIFGLPWHAPYSATKFGLRGVSEVLRFDLRRHKIGVSLVCPGAMATPMVDSVDIAGVDRDNAALNKAIRLFMRHAVTPEQAATAVIKGVERNRYWVYTSRDIQFAHWGQRYFPYGYTLGMRGLNTAMTNYVDKNSLVR, from the coding sequence ATGACGAAGTTCGACGGGAAGACCTGCCTGATCACCGGCGCCGCCAGCGGCCTCGGCCGTGCGACGGCGTTCGCGGCCGCCGCCAAAGGGGCCTCGCTCGTGCTCACCGATATCACCGCCGACGCGCTCGCCGGTACCGCCGAGGAATTGCGCGCGGCGGGCGCGACGGTGTATCTCGCGCACGCGGCCGACGTCAGCGACCATTCCGCGGTCGTAGGCCTGGCCGCGCACACCTTCGAGGCCGTGAGCCATGTCGACATCGTCATGAACGTGGCTGGTATCGCCACCTGGGGCACCGTCGACAAGCTCACCCACCAGCAGTGGCGACGCACTGTCGACATCAACCTGATGGGCCCCATCCACGTCATCGAGGAGTTCGTGCGCCCGATGATCACCGCCGGTCGCGGCGGTCACCTGGTGAACGTGTCCTCGGCGGCGGGCATCTTCGGCCTACCGTGGCACGCGCCTTACAGCGCCACCAAGTTCGGCCTGCGCGGGGTCTCGGAGGTGCTGCGTTTCGACCTGCGCCGCCACAAGATCGGCGTCAGCCTGGTCTGCCCCGGCGCGATGGCCACCCCGATGGTCGACAGCGTCGACATCGCGGGCGTCGACCGCGACAACGCGGCGCTGAACAAGGCGATCAGGCTGTTCATGCGCCACGCCGTCACCCCCGAGCAGGCGGCCACAGCCGTGATCAAGGGTGTCGAACGCAACCGCTACTGGGTCTACACCTCCCGTGACATCCAGTTCGCCCACTGGGGCCAGCGCTACTTCCCCTACGGCTACACCCTGGGCATGCGCGGTCTGAACACCGCGATGACCAACTACGTCGACAAGAACTCCCTGGTCCGGTAG
- a CDS encoding threonine/serine dehydratase has translation MTPTFADIEAAAARIDGLVRPLTVAPAGPGQDSLWFALEFLQFTGTFKARGAQNFVRAHAAAGTLPDAGVTIASGGNAGLACAWAAGEAGVPATVFLPETAPPVKISRLRDYGAQVRLIGPEYKQALAACREFAETSGALAAHAYDHPLVAAGAGTLMREIHARIPELDTVLVAVGGGGLFTGTAIAAQHFGIRTVAVEPRGCRSLNAALEAGHPVDVTVDSIAADSLGAPNVSAMAVAAAQHPSVRSVLVPDEVIRAARQQLWDSHRIAVENGAATALAALLDTDSGPAYRPEPGERVCVILCGANTDPGDLV, from the coding sequence GTGACCCCGACTTTCGCCGACATCGAAGCCGCCGCGGCGCGCATCGACGGACTCGTTCGCCCGCTCACCGTCGCACCCGCGGGACCAGGCCAGGACTCACTCTGGTTCGCTCTGGAGTTCTTGCAGTTCACCGGCACTTTCAAGGCGCGCGGCGCGCAGAATTTCGTGCGCGCGCACGCGGCTGCGGGAACGTTGCCGGACGCGGGTGTGACCATCGCCTCAGGCGGCAATGCCGGGTTGGCGTGTGCGTGGGCCGCCGGGGAGGCGGGGGTGCCCGCGACGGTGTTTCTGCCCGAGACCGCGCCCCCGGTCAAAATCAGTCGACTTCGTGACTACGGCGCGCAGGTCCGACTGATCGGTCCGGAGTACAAACAGGCGCTGGCGGCGTGCCGGGAATTCGCCGAGACCAGCGGAGCACTGGCAGCGCACGCCTATGACCATCCGCTCGTCGCGGCGGGCGCGGGCACGCTGATGCGCGAGATCCACGCGCGAATTCCCGAGCTCGACACGGTGCTCGTCGCCGTCGGCGGCGGTGGGTTGTTCACCGGCACAGCGATCGCCGCCCAGCACTTCGGGATTCGCACGGTGGCCGTCGAACCGCGCGGGTGCCGATCGCTGAACGCCGCGCTCGAAGCGGGTCACCCAGTGGATGTCACAGTCGACTCGATCGCCGCCGATTCCCTCGGCGCGCCGAATGTGTCGGCGATGGCCGTGGCCGCCGCACAGCACCCGAGTGTGCGGTCGGTGCTGGTGCCCGACGAGGTGATCCGCGCGGCCAGGCAGCAATTGTGGGACTCCCATCGCATCGCGGTCGAGAACGGCGCCGCCACCGCGCTGGCGGCACTGCTCGACACCGATTCGGGCCCGGCCTATCGGCCCGAACCCGGCGAACGGGTGTGCGTGATCCTGTGCGGGGCCAATACCGACCCCGGCGACCTCGTCTGA
- a CDS encoding response regulator transcription factor: MSANLMIVDDDVQMRGDLRRAMEDEGYAVAEAGVPSDALDRLRNDGPPDLMIVDLMRGEADGFDCIREIRRDHDVPIIVISTRYDTHDVVAALEAGADDFVSKPFEIKEITARMRALRRRARITADRDSTPEAVLDADPHAPLVLAADAGAVRRGTEEIHLTVTEFRLLCELAETPGRVLSRSVLLERVWDQGFFGDERIVDVHVRRLRTKIERDPSDPRIVVTVRGLGYRLDVQS, encoded by the coding sequence ATGAGCGCGAACCTGATGATCGTGGACGACGACGTCCAGATGCGCGGCGACCTGCGTCGCGCGATGGAAGACGAGGGGTATGCCGTCGCCGAGGCGGGTGTCCCTTCCGACGCCCTCGATCGGCTGCGGAACGACGGGCCACCCGATCTGATGATCGTCGACCTGATGCGCGGTGAAGCCGACGGCTTCGACTGCATCAGGGAGATCCGTCGCGATCACGACGTGCCGATCATCGTGATCAGCACCCGGTACGACACCCACGATGTGGTCGCGGCCCTGGAGGCGGGGGCCGACGACTTCGTGAGCAAACCGTTCGAGATCAAGGAGATCACCGCCAGGATGCGCGCGCTCCGCCGCCGCGCCCGCATCACCGCCGATCGTGATTCGACCCCCGAGGCCGTGCTCGACGCCGATCCGCACGCGCCACTGGTGCTGGCCGCCGATGCCGGCGCGGTGCGGCGCGGCACCGAGGAGATCCACCTCACCGTCACCGAATTCCGGTTGCTGTGCGAGTTGGCCGAGACTCCCGGACGGGTGCTGAGTCGATCCGTTTTGCTCGAAAGAGTATGGGATCAGGGATTTTTCGGTGACGAGCGCATCGTCGACGTCCACGTGCGGCGCCTGCGCACCAAGATCGAACGCGACCCCTCCGATCCGCGCATCGTGGTTACGGTCCGCGGTCTCGGGTATCGCCTCGATGTGCAGTCGTAG